Genomic segment of Deltaproteobacteria bacterium:
ACCAAGCTGCTCGATCCCAAAGAGATTCGCTCCTGGTGGGATTTGTTGAATCCCAAGTACAAAGGCAAGATCGTCACCTTCGATCCGCGGGTTGCCGGCGGCGGCGGCGAGACGTTTTTGTTTTTCTATTATACGCCGTCTTTAGGCGAAAAGTTCATCGCGCGGATGCTCACGGAAACCGACATTTTGATGACCCGCGACTTGCAGCAAGGCACCGACTGGCTAGCTTCGGGAAAAGTGGTTTTTCAAATCGGCAGCGGCCAGCCGGTGATGAAGGCCAACAAACAAGGGCTGCCGGTGGATTTGATGCCGCACCCGCTCAAAGAAGGTGAGATCATGGGCGGCGGCTCCTGCTGCATGGCGGTGATGAGCAAGGCGCCGCACCCCAACGCGACCCGCCTGTTTGCCAACTGGATTGTCTCGCGCGAAGGGCAGATCGCCTGGCAGAAGGCGACAGAGGTCAACTCGCTGCGCGTCGACATTCCGAAGAACGATCTGCCGCCCGACGACGTGCCGCAAAAAGGCGTAAACTATTTCATGCTGAACTCCTCCAAGTACAACGGCATGGAAGGGCGCAAGGAGTTGCATCGGATTGTCAACGAAGCGCTGAAGAAAGCGGGAAAGAGCTAAAGGGCAAAGGGGGCTAGAAAGGATTCGGATTGGTCTCGCGCAAGGCGCAAAGGCCGCAAAGATAGGATCAAATTGTCGCGCGATTCCGCGCGCCCGTCATGATTTAGAGGTTTAGATGCAATCGGTTGGTTTAATTGGTTTGGGCAACGCCGGGCGGCCCATGGCCGAGCGCATTCGCGCCAAGGGCTATGCGCTGAGCGTTTACGACATCGACTCCGCGGCTGTTGCTGCCGCGGAAAAACTCGGCGCACGCGGTGCGAAATCGGCCGAAGATGCGGTGGCCGACGTGACGATTACGCTCTTGCCGTCGTCGGTGGAGGTGAACCGGGCGGTGTTTGGGCCCGGCGGCGCCTTCGCCGCGCTCGGCGCGGGTAAGACGTTGATCGATCTGAGCGGCACCGATCCGGATTGTGCGCGGGAGTTGCAAACCCGGCTGGGCGACAAAGGCGCAGCGTTTATCGGCGGCACGATCCACGCGAGCGGCGCGCCGGCGATCTCCATTCCATCGGGGCAATTTTCAATTGTCGTCGGCGGTGACAAAGCAAAACTTGAAGCTGTGGTGCAAGTGCTCAACGACATTGCCCAAACGATTATTTGCCTGCCCGAACCGTGGATGCCCAAGGCATTTAAGATCGCCGTGATTCTCTACGCGACTACCAATAACATCGTGACCGCTGAAGTTTGCTCGTGGCTGACCGCGCAAGGCGCCGACCCAAAGCTCTTCTTGAAGTTATTACAAACCACCGGTTCGACGCCGACGGCAGCGCGGCTCGAGGAATTCATGAAGCGCAACAACAACAACGGCGGCGCGCTGAGCAACAGCTACAAAGATTTCCGCCAGGCTTTGAAAGTAGCGGCGAACTTGGAAATCCCCATGCCGCTGGTGTCGATGGCGAATCAGATGCAGGAGATGGGACGGGCCAATGGCCTGACTCGTTTCAACAGCCCAGCGGCGATGGGCAAATTGTATGAACTGATCACCGGGACGGATCTCAGTGCGGCGAACACCGGTTCCGAGCGCAGCGTACGCGAGAAGGGCGAACCGCGGGTAGTTTGGCTCGAATAAGCACGGCAGCTGTTGGGTCGCTAAGCCAACCTACGCCGGTCTATCTGGTGAGGGCGATCGTCTTTGGGTTTATTTATCGATAAAAATTTTTGATAAACCCGCTTTGCTCCACCTGCCTTAGGATCGACACGTCAACGAAATCTTCCGGCTTATAGTTCTTCGCTTTCGGCACTTGGGTGGCGATTTCATCGAGTATCGGTTGAATGCCCTCAAGGTTTGGATAGGGCACGCGTTCGTACAGGTTGGAAAAGACTCGGTAAGTGTCCTCCAGCATGCCGCTATCGTTGGAGCGAAGCGATTTGGCCATAACCTTGAGCGAAAACTCGCGGTCGGTTTTGATCAAATGCAGCCCTTCGATAATGGCTTTGGTCAACTGCGTGAAGGTGTCGCGCTCTTTGCGCAGCAGCGCCTCGCGGGTCGCGATGACCGTCGTGGCGTATTTGAATTCCTGACCGAGGTTAGCCAGTTCGACGAAACCAAACTGGCGCCGCGCAATGTAAGCGCGCGCCGGGTCGAGCACGGCGGCATGCACGCGCCGCTTATCCATCGCGGCAACGCTTTCGACGTAGCCGCCGGTGCCGAGA
This window contains:
- a CDS encoding extracellular solute-binding protein, with product MKAESGKRKIGPRLEARGASSNLVRLLVGAAIFFFNFHFLIFNSVLFAQSDWKKQWEAIVDAGKKEGEVVIYGPHNPAYQQVWSLFQKSYPEIKFNFVPGKGADHAQRIVAERRAGKYLADLIMGGSSTYAAFAPGTLEPLKPLLLLPEVTDLNNWFDGKLHFADPQNHAGLIISGEIGTRRGSYNTKLLDPKEIRSWWDLLNPKYKGKIVTFDPRVAGGGGETFLFFYYTPSLGEKFIARMLTETDILMTRDLQQGTDWLASGKVVFQIGSGQPVMKANKQGLPVDLMPHPLKEGEIMGGGSCCMAVMSKAPHPNATRLFANWIVSREGQIAWQKATEVNSLRVDIPKNDLPPDDVPQKGVNYFMLNSSKYNGMEGRKELHRIVNEALKKAGKS
- a CDS encoding NAD(P)-dependent oxidoreductase gives rise to the protein MQSVGLIGLGNAGRPMAERIRAKGYALSVYDIDSAAVAAAEKLGARGAKSAEDAVADVTITLLPSSVEVNRAVFGPGGAFAALGAGKTLIDLSGTDPDCARELQTRLGDKGAAFIGGTIHASGAPAISIPSGQFSIVVGGDKAKLEAVVQVLNDIAQTIICLPEPWMPKAFKIAVILYATTNNIVTAEVCSWLTAQGADPKLFLKLLQTTGSTPTAARLEEFMKRNNNNGGALSNSYKDFRQALKVAANLEIPMPLVSMANQMQEMGRANGLTRFNSPAAMGKLYELITGTDLSAANTGSERSVREKGEPRVVWLE
- a CDS encoding ABC transporter substrate-binding protein; amino-acid sequence: MEKVMASNPLRSFAAVFTAAMTAGMFFTQNAIAQELKPFRLSVSLGSAQLPLWAAQEARLFQKHGLNVEILSIQAASRQVQLLLSGDAMATSLSATTPMRARIEGADVVLTLGLLNSFTLSIVAVPEIKQPEDLKGKVIGVGSLGGSPTLLTQRLLKKWKIENDVKFLGTGGYVESVAAMDKRRVHAAVLDPARAYIARRQFGFVELANLGQEFKYATTVIATREALLRKERDTFTQLTKAIIEGLHLIKTDREFSLKVMAKSLRSNDSGMLEDTYRVFSNLYERVPYPNLEGIQPILDEIATQVPKAKNYKPEDFVDVSILRQVEQSGFIKNFYR